One Avibacterium avium genomic window carries:
- the rlmM gene encoding 23S rRNA (cytidine(2498)-2'-O)-methyltransferase RlmM, producing the protein MNKLALYCRIGFEKELAAEITDKASERGVFGFARVEPNSGYVIFECYQAGEADRLAQELPFDQLIFARQMIVVSDLLQDLSPEDRISPILSQYRQSELAKKLKNSTELFVETADTNEAKELSGFCRKFTVPLRNALKKDGFLQGKDSHKSAVTLHVFFLQSTACYVGYSYNHNHSPYFMGIQRLKFPADAPSRSTLKLEEAILTFIPKQKESQYLNENQYAVDLGACPGGWTYQLVKRGLFVYAVDHGKMAASLHETGRIEHCAEDGFKFQPPKRRRIDWLVCDMVEQPSRIAQLITKWLINGWCHASIFNLKLPMKKRYAEVKECLATIEQAFDKQGLKYKLKAKHLYHDREEITVYLYLLP; encoded by the coding sequence ATGAATAAACTTGCCTTATATTGCCGTATTGGTTTTGAAAAAGAATTAGCCGCGGAAATCACCGATAAAGCCAGTGAGCGCGGTGTGTTTGGTTTTGCACGTGTTGAGCCGAATTCAGGCTATGTAATTTTTGAATGTTATCAAGCAGGCGAGGCCGATCGTCTTGCGCAAGAATTGCCTTTCGACCAACTGATTTTTGCTCGCCAAATGATCGTGGTGTCAGATTTATTGCAAGATCTTTCCCCTGAAGATCGCATCAGCCCTATTTTATCGCAATATCGCCAAAGTGAATTGGCGAAAAAGCTCAAAAATAGCACTGAATTATTTGTGGAAACTGCCGATACTAACGAAGCAAAAGAGCTTTCGGGATTTTGCCGCAAATTTACTGTGCCGCTGCGTAACGCGTTGAAAAAAGACGGCTTTTTACAGGGTAAAGATAGCCACAAAAGTGCGGTAACTTTACACGTTTTTTTCTTGCAATCCACCGCGTGCTATGTTGGCTATTCCTATAACCACAATCATTCCCCTTATTTTATGGGCATTCAACGGCTTAAATTCCCCGCAGACGCGCCAAGCCGTTCTACCCTGAAATTAGAAGAAGCCATCTTAACCTTTATTCCGAAACAAAAAGAAAGCCAATATCTGAACGAAAACCAATATGCGGTCGATCTTGGTGCTTGCCCTGGGGGTTGGACATATCAACTGGTTAAGCGTGGTTTATTTGTTTATGCCGTGGATCACGGAAAAATGGCAGCCAGCCTGCACGAAACAGGGCGGATCGAACATTGCGCGGAAGACGGCTTCAAATTTCAACCCCCGAAACGCCGCCGCATTGATTGGCTAGTGTGTGATATGGTGGAACAGCCTAGCCGTATTGCACAACTCATCACAAAATGGTTGATCAATGGCTGGTGTCACGCCAGTATTTTCAACTTAAAATTGCCAATGAAAAAGCGTTATGCGGAAGTCAAAGAATGTTTAGCAACGATCGAGCAAGCCTTCGATAAACAAGGACTTAAATACAAACTCAAAGCAAAACATTTGTATCACGATAGGGAAGAGATCACCGTTTATCTCTATTTACTGCCTTAA
- the uvrD gene encoding DNA helicase II codes for MDISELLDGLNDKQREAVAAPLGNYLVLAGAGSGKTRVLTFRIAWLIAVEQISEGSIMAVTFTNKAAAEMRHRIEETLAKYSSQRVMGMWIGTFHSIAHRLLRAHYADAGLPQDFQILDSDDQQRLVKRLVKLHNIDEKAYPPKQACWYINHQKEEGLRPHQIDDQGDMQERTWIKIYQIYQDACDRAGLLDFSELLLRSYELWLKKPLILQRYQQRFSQILVDEFQDTNKIQYAWIKLLVGETGKIMIVGDDDQSIYGWRGAQVENIHRFLEDFHNAQTIRLEQNYRSTANILNSANHLIANNSNRLGKDLWTDGEQGDLVGIYAAFNEIDEAQFVANQIKIWLDDGGKLDDCAILYRSNSQSRVIEEALIRAQIPYRIYGGLRFFERQEIKDALAYLRLIANRFDDAAFERVINTPARGIGDRTLDVLRQLTRERQITLWQAIQVAIQENMLAGRAATALLRFTELINSLQQETAEMPLFAQTDFVIKHSGLYGMYKQEKGEKGEVRIENLEELVSATREFIKPEDAEEMTDLMAFLTHASLEAGEEQASPHQSSVQMMTLHSAKGLEFARVFMVGVEEGLFPSFRSFEEPGRLEEERRLAYVGITRAKQKLTISYAESRRLYGKEERHIPSRFIEELPKDCIQEVRLRGTVTRAYNRAAVGSLNTHKSGNASEWRMGQKVKHGKFGNGTIINVEGEGNNTRLQIAFQGEGIKWLIAALAKLEKLS; via the coding sequence ATGGATATTTCTGAATTACTTGATGGTTTAAACGATAAACAACGTGAAGCGGTGGCTGCGCCCTTAGGCAATTATTTAGTGTTAGCAGGTGCAGGTAGCGGTAAAACGCGAGTGCTGACTTTTCGCATTGCTTGGCTGATTGCTGTGGAGCAAATTTCTGAAGGAAGCATAATGGCGGTAACTTTTACCAATAAAGCCGCAGCAGAAATGCGCCATCGAATTGAAGAAACTCTGGCGAAATATTCATCACAACGTGTAATGGGAATGTGGATCGGCACATTTCACAGCATTGCTCACCGCTTGCTACGCGCCCATTATGCCGATGCAGGGCTACCACAGGATTTTCAAATTTTAGACAGTGATGATCAACAACGCTTAGTTAAACGTTTGGTTAAACTGCACAATATTGATGAAAAAGCCTATCCACCAAAGCAAGCCTGCTGGTATATCAACCACCAAAAAGAAGAAGGTTTGCGTCCACATCAAATCGATGATCAAGGGGATATGCAAGAACGCACTTGGATTAAAATTTATCAAATTTATCAAGATGCTTGCGATCGCGCAGGCTTGTTGGATTTTTCCGAATTATTGCTTCGTTCCTATGAATTATGGTTGAAAAAACCGTTGATTTTGCAACGTTATCAGCAGCGTTTTTCGCAAATTTTAGTCGATGAGTTTCAGGACACCAACAAAATTCAATATGCTTGGATCAAATTATTGGTGGGGGAAACAGGCAAAATAATGATCGTGGGTGATGACGATCAGTCTATTTACGGCTGGCGTGGCGCGCAAGTAGAAAACATTCACCGTTTCTTAGAAGATTTTCACAATGCACAAACCATTCGCCTTGAGCAAAATTATCGCTCTACGGCCAATATTCTCAACAGTGCAAACCATTTGATCGCCAATAACAGCAACCGTCTTGGCAAAGATTTATGGACAGATGGTGAGCAGGGCGATCTTGTGGGAATTTATGCCGCATTTAATGAAATTGACGAAGCGCAGTTTGTGGCAAACCAAATCAAAATCTGGCTTGATGATGGTGGAAAACTAGATGATTGTGCCATTTTATACCGTAGCAATAGCCAATCGCGCGTGATAGAAGAAGCCTTGATTCGCGCGCAAATTCCTTATCGCATTTATGGGGGATTACGCTTCTTTGAACGGCAAGAAATTAAAGATGCCTTAGCCTATTTGCGTTTAATTGCCAATCGTTTTGATGATGCCGCCTTTGAACGTGTTATTAACACACCTGCGCGTGGTATTGGTGATCGCACCTTAGATGTTCTGCGCCAATTAACGCGTGAGCGACAAATCACCTTATGGCAAGCCATTCAAGTTGCCATTCAGGAAAATATGCTGGCAGGACGTGCCGCCACCGCCTTATTGCGTTTTACCGAATTAATTAATTCCTTACAGCAAGAAACGGCGGAAATGCCTTTGTTCGCGCAGACGGATTTTGTCATCAAACATTCAGGTTTATATGGAATGTATAAGCAAGAAAAAGGCGAGAAAGGCGAAGTGCGGATCGAAAACTTGGAAGAATTAGTTAGCGCTACCCGAGAATTTATCAAGCCTGAAGACGCCGAAGAAATGACAGACTTAATGGCATTTCTTACCCACGCGTCTTTAGAAGCAGGGGAAGAGCAGGCATCACCACATCAATCTAGCGTGCAGATGATGACCTTGCATTCTGCCAAAGGGCTAGAGTTTGCCCGTGTTTTTATGGTGGGCGTGGAAGAGGGATTATTCCCGAGTTTCCGTTCCTTTGAAGAGCCGGGACGCTTAGAAGAAGAACGCCGTCTGGCTTATGTTGGGATCACCCGAGCCAAACAAAAACTCACCATTAGCTATGCAGAAAGCCGCCGTTTATATGGCAAAGAAGAGCGTCATATCCCTTCGCGTTTTATTGAAGAATTGCCGAAAGATTGCATTCAAGAGGTGCGTTTACGCGGCACTGTTACCCGCGCTTATAACCGCGCAGCTGTGGGGTCGCTCAATACGCATAAATCGGGCAACGCTAGCGAATGGCGAATGGGACAAAAAGTTAAACACGGCAAATTTGGAAATGGCACAATTATTAATGTGGAAGGCGAAGGCAACAACACTCGCCTACAAATTGCTTTCCAAGGCGAGGGCATCAAATGGCTCATTGCCGCGTTAGCAAAGTTAGAAAAACTCTCCTAA
- a CDS encoding transcriptional regulator GcvA codes for MNKRLPPLNSLKAFECAARHLSFTKAADELFVTQAAVSHQIKLLEDFLGITLFKRKHRALVLTELGQVYFKEISEILSHLSEVTQKLMSQKNEKRLAISVPQTFGIQWLVPRLSGFNDLYPDIEVRLTGVDQDEGLLNREIDIAIYYGRGAWENLQVEKLAEENLLLLASPKLLAKQPVHSAEDLKKHTLIHIHTRDNWQNMANYLHLKGLEIQHGPIFSHTFMALQAAVHGQGIVLANRLLAQQEIDKGNLQVVLPTQLKDPKSFYVVNQLDKANDEQILAFRQWIIKEIRNNNE; via the coding sequence ATGAATAAACGTTTGCCTCCCTTAAATTCATTGAAAGCCTTTGAATGTGCGGCACGTCATTTAAGTTTTACCAAAGCTGCCGATGAACTCTTTGTTACCCAAGCAGCGGTGAGCCATCAAATTAAATTATTAGAAGATTTTTTAGGCATTACTTTATTTAAACGCAAACACAGAGCGTTAGTTTTAACCGAATTGGGACAAGTTTATTTCAAAGAAATTAGCGAAATTTTGTCTCATTTATCTGAAGTAACACAAAAGTTAATGAGTCAAAAAAATGAAAAACGTCTTGCGATTAGTGTACCACAAACCTTTGGTATTCAATGGCTTGTGCCACGTTTAAGCGGATTTAATGATCTTTACCCTGATATTGAAGTGCGTTTAACGGGTGTAGATCAAGATGAAGGCTTATTAAATCGAGAAATTGATATTGCTATTTACTATGGACGTGGTGCGTGGGAAAATCTGCAAGTGGAAAAGTTAGCCGAAGAGAATTTGCTTTTACTGGCTTCACCAAAACTTTTGGCTAAACAACCTGTACATTCTGCAGAAGATCTTAAAAAACATACGCTGATTCATATTCATACCCGTGATAACTGGCAGAATATGGCGAATTATTTGCACCTCAAAGGGTTAGAGATTCAGCACGGGCCAATTTTTAGCCATACTTTTATGGCATTACAAGCGGCTGTACACGGACAAGGTATTGTGCTTGCTAATCGATTGCTGGCTCAACAGGAAATTGATAAAGGAAATTTACAAGTGGTACTCCCAACCCAGCTAAAAGATCCAAAATCTTTTTATGTGGTAAATCAATTAGATAAAGCCAATGATGAACAAATTTTGGCATTCCGCCAATGGATAATTAAAGAAATAAGAAATAATAATGAATAA